The region ATTTGCCGCCATTTTCGGTGATCTGAATATGACCATCATCGGTGCCGGCATACAACAGGCCTTCAACCAATGGCGACTCCGACAAAGAGGTAATGGTGCTGTACTGCGACATCGCAAACATGTCCCAGGCGCCGTCCCAGCCTTGCTTACCGCCCATAATAGGCTGATGAATACGCTCACGATTTTTGGTCAGATCGCCGGAGATTGGTGTCCAGCTGTCGCCGCGGTCTTCAGATTGCCACACCCGGTGTGAGGCAAAATACAAGCGCGATGGCTTGTGCGGGCTGACCAGAATAGGGGCATCCCAGTTAAAGCGCTCGGGCTTTTCACCTTTGCCAGGCTGCGGCTTGATATACACCATCTCTCCGGTAGTGCGGTCATAGCGGGTCAGGTTACCCTGCTGCCACTGAGCATACACAATATCCGGATTACCCGGTTCGGTTGCAGGCTGGTGGCCATCACCGAATAACACCACTTTCCAGTCAGTGTTCAAAATACCATGGCTGTTAAGTGTACGAGACGGGCCACCCTGAGTATTGTTATCCTGTGTGCCGCCATAGATATTATAAAACGGCTTGTCGTCATCCAGTGCCAGTTTGTAGTACTGAGTCACAGGCAGGTTTTCGTGGTAACGCCAATGGATGCCGCTGTCAAAGCTTTCATATAAACCACCATCTGACCCCACCATCATGTAGTTTTTGTCACCTGCGATAAACTCCATTGCATGGTTATCGCCATGCTTGTCTTTTTCTTCCATTCTTTTGAAAGATTGACCACCATCTTTAGACTCGTGTAAACGCACACCAGCAAGATAGATATGGTCGAAGTAATGGGGGCTGGCGTAGAGCTCCTGATAGTAGTGCGGTCCGGTACCGCCTGCTACGGCGTCGGCACCTTTAACCCAGGACGCACCACGATCAGCAGAGCGATATACCGCCCCGGTACGGCGGTCTAATTCAATGGCAGCATACACCACATCCGGGTTGATGGGTGAGACTTCCAGGCCAATTTTACCCATTTCCCCTTTAGGCAATCCCTGAGATAGTTTTTGCCAGGTTTTACCACCGTCGGTTGATTTATGCAGGCCAGAACCCGGGCCACCGCCATAATACGCAGCCACAGTGCGGTGGCGCTGCCAGGTGGCGGCATACAGTACATTCGGATCGCGCGGATCGATAGCGACATCGGTTACACCGGTCCAGTCATTGTCACCCAGTACTTTGTCCCAGGTTTTACCGCCATCGGTGGTTTTATACAAACCACGCTGACCGCCTTTGCTCCATAGCGGCCCCTGAGCGGCAACCCAGACGGTATTTGAATCCGTTGGATGCACGATAATTTCTGAAATATGGCCAGAGTTTTCAGGCCCATATTGGTCCAGCTTGCACCGCCGTCATGACTCACATAGATGCCGTCACCAAAGCTGACATGGCGACCACCAACGTTCTCTCCCGTGCCAACCCAAACGGTATTGCTGTTATTTGGATCCAGCACCACGGCACCAATCGAATATACCGGCTGGTCGTCAAAAACAGGCTGCCAGGTCACACCGGCATTCTTGGTTTTCCATACTCCGCCGGAGCCCACGCCCACATACCAGACACTGGTATCTTTGGGGTCGATGGCAATATCCGCAATACGACCCGACATAAAGCCCGGTCCGATATTTCTCAGTTCCAGCCCCTTGAATGTGGCAGCTGATAATACCCCTTCATCACTTTTGGCGGCCAGGCCAGGCAGGCTGCACAGTGTCGCGGCTGCCCCCAGCAAGGCAATGCGCATCGCGCGGCCAAGTTTTAGTTGTTGCATACATTTTCCCTATTATTATTGTGTCGATTACCCAAAGCGTTACAACATAACACTTTAAAAAACTTATTAACCGTATGTTACTTACAGAGGCAGTGCAATAAGTGTGCGTTGGCGCTCAAATAAAACGCGACAAAAAGCCGAAGCAAGTGACTATGACGCCACAAAAATACAAGACAAAAACATTTAGAGGCATGATTTATTTGAAAAAGCCTCTTTTTAAGCAGTTCTGATTCTGATGCCGTTCGCTGCCAGACTCAGAGTTTGTTTCGCAACATTCAACAAAACCTCAGCGGGCACTAATCCATCAGGTACACGCCTTTTCGTGAATAACTGTTAACCACTGCCCATTCCCGCAGTACAGATGAATTTCCCCATCAACACGTTGTGCTCACACCTAGTCTGCTGCACAACCAGAAGCCCTCACCTGGTATCTGCAACATGCCAGCACGGGTGATCCATCGAAGTGCCACATCAATCGACTACAGCACTGTGAGGTATACAAAAGAGATTATTTAGGTCCGCACTTGCAAATGATAGTGGATATCATTTGTATTTTTAGAATAATCACGTATTATTCCCGAAAAAATTAATTTAACTCTCTCTAAACTCTCTGGAAGCTTAACGTATGAAATTGAATATTCTGGCTAAATCTGTTGGTTTAGCACTTGTTTCTGTCGCTACTGCATCAACCGCTATTGCAGATGAAACAAAAGAACTGGATGTAATTGTTGTACAAGGTCAAAAGATAGACCGGACTTTGCAAGACACACCAAGCAGTGTTGCAGTCGTTACCAGCAAGGACATGGAACAAAACAACCTACAGAATATCAATGACGCCTTTTCGATGATGCCAAACGTATCTGGAGACTTTAACGATGGCTTCAGAATACGTGGCGTCGACTCGTTCTCCGTATCAGGCGGCGGTAATAGCTTCTTAACCAGTATGTACCTTGATGGTGCGCCTCTGCCATTTCGCATGGTCAAAAGTGGCGGATTGTCTGTTTGGGATCTGGCACAGGTTGAAGTGTTCCGTGGTCCTCAGTCAACTCTGCAAGGGCGCAACGCGCTGGCGGGTGCCATTATGATCCGCTCGCAAGATCCAACCTATGAGCCATCTGCTAAATTTAAAGCCACCGTTGGCCAACACGGTCAGCAGGAATTTGCGTTCGCCGGTGGTATGGGCCTGATAGAAGATATGCTGGCATTCAGAGTCAGCTACGAAGACAAAGAAACCGACGGTGACATTGACAACACAACGCGTGGAGATACGTCTAATTTCGAAGAGAGTCAGACCCTGCGCACCAAAGTATTGTTTGAACCAAACGACGACATCGATGTGCTATTGACTTACACCAACAATGAAAATCGCTTTGGTGTTTTCTGGAGCCTGTACGACTTTGGTGAGTCTCCGTTCGACCGTACCGTAGATTTCAACTCTCCAATTTGGGAAGAAACCAAAACGGATATCTATAACCTGGAAGTCACCTGGGATGTGAATGAGACAACGTCATTCCACTCTATTACCACGTACAACGAATCTGACTATGGCTATAACTGGGATGGTGATATGCAACCTACCCAGATTGTCAAAGACAATGCCAATCGCCGTACGGATGAAACCTTTAGCCAGGAACTCAGATTAACTTATGAATCTGACGATCTTCAGGCCGCATTTGGCTTGTATGCATCACAGGTTGATGTTGATGACCGGGCAGAGGGACAACGTATCCTGACCCTGCAACAAGCGGTTGGTGTATCGGACTTTACAACAGCGGTTACCGGATTACTCATGCAACAAGGGCTTCCTGTCGAAGTTGCAGCGCAGACAGCAGCTATGGCTGCCCCTTTGTATCCTAATATCGACCCTGTTGTCCTTAATATGAACTACGGTTTAGCACAAAAAATTAAGACGGCAGCGATATACGGCGATGTAACCTGGTCTGTCACAGAGCAAATCGATCTACTGGCTGGCCTGCGATACGACACAGAAGAGCAAACTAATAGCGCCGACAATGCTTACACTATAGATAATCACCTACCTGATCCAACTCAGGTTCCAGCGCAACTAAGCCCTCTTGTAACTGGGATCAATGCTTATCTGAATGGCTTTGCGGCCTCAGCCTCTGGCGTAGAGCCTGAGTCGAGCGAAGACTTTAGTGCCTGGTTACCCAAATTGGGCGCGACGTATCACTTCAACCAAGATATATCGACCAGCTTTATTTACCAAAAAGGTTATCGCTCAGGTGGGGTTGGCTTTAACATGGCCCGCTCTCGTATCTTTAGTTACGAGCCTGAGTACACCGACAACTATGAGTTATCGTTCCGCTCGGTATGGCTCGATGGCAAGCTGGTGGTCAATGCCAATGCATTTATGCTGGAATGGAAAGATCAGCAGGTAAAACAGCGCCTTTCTGGTGCACTGTACGACACAGAAACCGTGAACGCTGGTGAATCTGAGGTAAAAGGCTGGGAAGCTGAAGTATTCTATTACCCAAGCAAAAATTGGTCGGTAACCGCAGGGGCTGGCCTGGCAAAAACCAAGTTCACCGAGTTTGGCCCACAGACCGGTCGTCCGTTCGCCGATGCCCCAGACTGGACAGCCAATGTGGCTTCCAACTACACCTTTGACAATGGCCTGTACGTCAATGTTAACGCCAAATACACAGGATCAAGCTTAGCTTACATGAACCCTAAAGTAGCATTGGAAGCGGACAAGTACGCCCTCAATAATGAGCCGGTGAATGATGATCGCTTAATCGTAAACTCGCAAGTGGGTTATAAGTGGGATAACTACAGCGTACGTCTGGATGTCAGAAACTTATTCGACAAAGATTATATCCGCAGTTACTTCAAAGAAGCCGACAACGAGGGCAAGACGTTCACCAGTTATGGGCAGCAATACATTGGTAAGTCTCGTCAGGTCTCTTTGACTTTTCAGATGGAATTTTAAGCTCTGTTGAGCAAACTTACCCGCGAAAAAAGCCTAATAGCCGCCGCAAGGCGGCTATTTGTTTTACAACTGATTTCTACCATCAAATTCAGTAATTACAAGCGCCCTTGGATCAAGTCCATCGACACAACCCAGATTGACCCGGTAACAGCCCGGCTCATAGCTGGTATCATGAAAAGGGTAGATACCACACACCTTACAAAAATAGTGATTAACATCACAATCGCCCAGTGATAGATACTTAAACTATCTTTACCCGATAACAGCGTGAAGGCATGTCCCGCGAAGCTTTGCTTCGACATTATGGCGTTTTTTCTTATGCAAACAGAGCAATTGCATTGCAGCGCTTCTGTGAGCTTCTCACTTTCAAATTCAAACTGTACCGCTCTACAGTGACAACTTCCCATATACTTCATTGCTTTTCCTACTTTGTTAACAAACACACTGCACATATACAACTGTATATAAAAACAGTTAAAAATTGAAACGAATTATTTGCTCACTACCGATAACGTTTCAAAGTGGAATGGTAATATGCTGAAATATAAGAAATTACCTATCAATAAAAACAATAATGAAAATCATCGTTGCGGATGACCACCATATCGTCAGGCAGGGACTGCTAGCACTGATCCAAGCAGCCAAGGTCGGCACTGTTATTGCTGATGTTGGCTCCGGAAAACAGGCCTGGCAGTGCATTCTTAAACATGAACCGGATATCGCGATTCTAGATATCACAATGGGTGAAGTCAGCGGCCTCAGTGTGTGTCAGCGCATCAAAGCGCGAGACCTTAAAACCCGAGTAATATTGCTCACCATGCATAGCGACATAAAAGTGGTCGACAATGCGCTTGAAGCTGGCGCACATGGGTATCTACCCAAAAGCGACACATTTCATTCACTGATCAAAGCCATTCATACTGTACACACTGGCAGGCAATATATCAGTGCCAGTCATCAATCTGAATTGCAGAGCTATCGCAACAACAAAGCTGATTTTGATTTAACCATTCGGGAAAAAGAAATTATTCACCATATCTCCTTAGGCCAAACCAACAAAGAAATTGGAGAGGCCCTGTTTATCTCCGCCAAAACAGTAGATGCGCACCGTACCCGGGTTATGAAAAAACTGGGATTTAAAAAAACAGCTCAGCTGGTGCGTTTTGCGATTGAGGAAGGGATATCGCTGTAATTTAACAGCCACAGCACGAGCATTTGAGCCGATATAGGGGAAATACCCTATTTATATTCACAGGTGGTGTTTGTAACTTGTATGGGCATTTAATAATGCGAACCCAACAATACCCATATATTCAAGGACTAGACAATGAAATTAACCTCCAAAGCGATCGGTATAAATCGACTTTCCCGAACCAAAAAATTCGGCTCTGGCAAGCGCCTGTCACGAGTAGCAATGGCTATCGCTCTGTTCAGTTTACCAACACTGGGCTATGCAGGTACGCCACTTAAAGTCGGAAGCGAATTCTTAGTCAACACACATATGCCAGAGAACCAGCTCTCCTCTTCAGTTGGCCGTCTTAATGACGGGCAGTTCGTGATAGTGTGGCAAAGTAAGGAGCAGGACGGCAGCGTGTATGGTATTTATGCACAACGCTATGATGCATCGGGTAGCCCTGTCGGCTCCGAGTTTCGCGTCAACAGCATCACCGACGGTTCTCAGGTAGACCCTGAGGTTGCGACCCTTCATGATGGGAGCTTTGTTGTAGTTTGGGCTACAAACAAAACCGATGGAGCTGTGATTGCTGCGCAGCATTTTAATGTTGACGGCACCCGTGCCGGGGAACAAGTCAC is a window of Pseudoalteromonas sp. R3 DNA encoding:
- a CDS encoding response regulator transcription factor encodes the protein MKIIVADDHHIVRQGLLALIQAAKVGTVIADVGSGKQAWQCILKHEPDIAILDITMGEVSGLSVCQRIKARDLKTRVILLTMHSDIKVVDNALEAGAHGYLPKSDTFHSLIKAIHTVHTGRQYISASHQSELQSYRNNKADFDLTIREKEIIHHISLGQTNKEIGEALFISAKTVDAHRTRVMKKLGFKKTAQLVRFAIEEGISL
- a CDS encoding TonB-dependent receptor — translated: MKLNILAKSVGLALVSVATASTAIADETKELDVIVVQGQKIDRTLQDTPSSVAVVTSKDMEQNNLQNINDAFSMMPNVSGDFNDGFRIRGVDSFSVSGGGNSFLTSMYLDGAPLPFRMVKSGGLSVWDLAQVEVFRGPQSTLQGRNALAGAIMIRSQDPTYEPSAKFKATVGQHGQQEFAFAGGMGLIEDMLAFRVSYEDKETDGDIDNTTRGDTSNFEESQTLRTKVLFEPNDDIDVLLTYTNNENRFGVFWSLYDFGESPFDRTVDFNSPIWEETKTDIYNLEVTWDVNETTSFHSITTYNESDYGYNWDGDMQPTQIVKDNANRRTDETFSQELRLTYESDDLQAAFGLYASQVDVDDRAEGQRILTLQQAVGVSDFTTAVTGLLMQQGLPVEVAAQTAAMAAPLYPNIDPVVLNMNYGLAQKIKTAAIYGDVTWSVTEQIDLLAGLRYDTEEQTNSADNAYTIDNHLPDPTQVPAQLSPLVTGINAYLNGFAASASGVEPESSEDFSAWLPKLGATYHFNQDISTSFIYQKGYRSGGVGFNMARSRIFSYEPEYTDNYELSFRSVWLDGKLVVNANAFMLEWKDQQVKQRLSGALYDTETVNAGESEVKGWEAEVFYYPSKNWSVTAGAGLAKTKFTEFGPQTGRPFADAPDWTANVASNYTFDNGLYVNVNAKYTGSSLAYMNPKVALEADKYALNNEPVNDDRLIVNSQVGYKWDNYSVRLDVRNLFDKDYIRSYFKEADNEGKTFTSYGQQYIGKSRQVSLTFQMEF